From the Chthoniobacterales bacterium genome, one window contains:
- a CDS encoding ABC transporter permease: MLSRLQSLFRNLTRRGKVERDLAAEVESYVELSAQRKIRDGLSEREARREALVELGGAEQVKELVRDVRVGHLIETRLQDVRYAYRSLRKAPIFSLTVALVLALGIGSTALMFTIVNAVLLKGPPFPEADRLVMLWQDLLQEKRVSFSPREFTVWRDQSQLFENFAGMTATGFTITGRGDPELVIGQQVTPSFFPTLRATPALGRVFLDAEGKSGQEHVVILSHALWRDKFGMRRDVLGESVVLNGQPYSIVGVMPENFYFLRREMKLWVPAALDGPVFQENPDAHFLRVIGRLKPSVTSERLKTETDLLATRVNAPNDDTLRKFYSLSLREMMSGDLQRPLLVLLSAVAFLLLIACANVANLMLARGSSRQSEMAIRSAMGASRRRLIAQLLTESALLAAIGGAAGIGIAAWGLDAIRAFATDKMPELLRSQIDGWALVFVIIVSAASGVVTGLGPAFAASRTNLQDALKGATRASTSASAERTRRVLVFAEVALACVLLVGCALMLRSFAALMHADPGFRPQNLVVTETVVMKDRYPDAEHMIRFYREALAAVSTLPGVESVGAVTHLPFGGNSWGNSYEVEGQPEPPGVQTSAQIRPVSPGYFATLQIPLRQGRAFTEHDNETAPGVAIVNEVFAQRFWPNESPLGKRIRYGRDWLSIVGVCGSIKHNSLEAASDAEIYVPYPQTAAGALTFVGRSLNFVLRSSAPASVATSARIAIHSLDSGLVVKVNTMESLIDDSIAQPRFRTWLIGVFSVFALTLACLGIYGVIAYLVTQRYKEIGIRMALGATRANILQLILGRTLKLTVLGIIAGLIAAFFLSRFLSSILFGITVHDTVTFVAVPLCLIAIALLAGYLPARRATRVDPVSSLRYE; this comes from the coding sequence ATGCTTTCGCGTCTGCAAAGTCTTTTCCGGAACCTGACCCGGCGTGGAAAGGTCGAGCGCGATCTCGCGGCGGAAGTGGAGTCTTACGTTGAGCTGTCAGCCCAGCGAAAAATCAGGGACGGCCTGAGCGAACGCGAGGCGAGGCGCGAAGCGCTCGTGGAGTTGGGCGGCGCCGAGCAGGTGAAGGAGCTCGTCCGCGACGTTCGCGTCGGCCATCTTATCGAAACGCGACTGCAGGATGTGCGCTACGCGTATCGTAGTTTGCGCAAAGCGCCGATCTTCTCGCTCACCGTCGCGCTCGTTCTCGCACTCGGGATTGGCAGCACCGCGCTCATGTTCACGATCGTGAATGCGGTTCTGCTCAAAGGCCCGCCATTCCCGGAAGCCGACCGCCTCGTGATGCTGTGGCAGGATCTGCTGCAGGAAAAACGCGTCTCGTTCTCGCCTCGCGAATTCACGGTCTGGCGCGATCAATCGCAGCTCTTCGAAAACTTCGCCGGGATGACTGCCACAGGATTTACGATTACCGGCCGTGGCGATCCCGAGCTGGTCATTGGCCAGCAGGTCACCCCTTCCTTCTTCCCCACTCTGCGCGCCACGCCGGCACTCGGCCGCGTCTTTCTCGACGCGGAAGGCAAATCGGGCCAGGAGCACGTCGTGATTCTGAGCCACGCCTTGTGGCGGGACAAATTCGGCATGCGCCGGGATGTCCTCGGCGAAAGCGTCGTCCTGAACGGCCAGCCTTACAGCATCGTCGGGGTGATGCCGGAGAACTTCTATTTTCTTCGACGCGAAATGAAGCTCTGGGTGCCGGCGGCGTTGGACGGGCCCGTCTTCCAGGAAAACCCCGACGCGCATTTTCTGCGGGTGATTGGACGGCTCAAACCAAGCGTGACCTCGGAGCGTTTGAAAACCGAAACCGATCTGCTCGCCACCCGAGTCAACGCGCCGAATGACGATACGCTCCGGAAGTTTTACTCTCTCAGTCTCCGGGAAATGATGTCGGGCGATTTGCAGCGGCCGCTTCTCGTGCTGTTGAGCGCAGTCGCTTTTCTCCTCCTCATCGCCTGTGCGAACGTCGCGAACCTGATGCTCGCGCGGGGCAGCTCGCGGCAATCGGAAATGGCGATCCGCAGTGCGATGGGCGCGAGCCGCCGGCGTTTGATCGCGCAACTGCTCACGGAATCCGCGCTCCTGGCCGCGATCGGTGGCGCAGCCGGGATTGGCATTGCCGCTTGGGGCCTTGATGCGATCAGGGCATTCGCCACCGATAAAATGCCGGAGCTTCTCCGCAGCCAGATCGACGGCTGGGCGCTCGTTTTCGTTATCATTGTTTCAGCCGCCTCCGGAGTTGTCACCGGACTCGGCCCCGCCTTCGCCGCGTCCCGCACGAATTTGCAGGACGCTCTCAAAGGCGCGACGCGCGCGAGCACCAGTGCCAGCGCGGAACGCACCCGTCGCGTCCTCGTCTTTGCCGAGGTCGCACTCGCTTGTGTATTGCTGGTCGGCTGCGCGCTCATGCTCCGCAGCTTCGCGGCGCTCATGCACGCCGATCCCGGGTTTCGCCCGCAGAATCTCGTCGTTACTGAAACGGTCGTCATGAAGGACCGTTATCCTGACGCCGAGCACATGATTCGATTTTACCGCGAGGCGCTTGCTGCGGTCAGCACACTTCCCGGGGTTGAATCCGTCGGCGCCGTCACCCATTTGCCCTTTGGCGGGAACAGTTGGGGCAACAGCTATGAAGTTGAAGGCCAGCCCGAGCCGCCCGGCGTGCAAACGAGCGCCCAAATCCGGCCAGTCAGCCCCGGCTATTTCGCCACTCTCCAGATTCCGCTCCGGCAAGGCCGTGCCTTCACCGAGCACGACAACGAAACCGCGCCCGGCGTCGCGATCGTGAACGAAGTCTTCGCGCAACGCTTCTGGCCTAACGAAAGCCCGCTCGGAAAACGAATCCGTTACGGCCGCGATTGGCTCTCGATCGTCGGCGTGTGCGGAAGCATCAAGCACAACAGCCTCGAGGCCGCGTCCGACGCCGAAATCTATGTTCCCTACCCGCAAACCGCAGCCGGCGCCCTGACCTTCGTCGGTCGCTCGCTCAACTTCGTCCTTCGCTCGAGCGCGCCCGCCAGTGTCGCCACCTCTGCGCGGATAGCGATTCATTCCCTCGACTCCGGCCTCGTCGTGAAAGTCAATACCATGGAATCGCTCATCGACGATTCGATTGCGCAACCACGTTTCCGCACCTGGCTGATCGGCGTGTTCTCGGTTTTCGCGCTGACGCTTGCCTGCCTCGGCATCTACGGCGTCATCGCGTATCTCGTGACCCAGCGTTACAAAGAGATCGGCATCCGGATGGCGCTCGGCGCGACGCGCGCGAATATTCTTCAGCTGATTCTCGGCCGGACCCTGAAGCTCACCGTCCTCGGAATTATTGCCGGCCTCATCGCCGCCTTTTTCCTGTCCCGCTTTCTCAGCTCGATCCTGTTCGGCATCACCGTGCACGACACCGTCACCTTCGTGGCCGTGCCGCTCTGCCTGATCGCCATCGCACTCCTCGCCGGCTACCTGCCCGCTCGACGCGCCACCCGCGTCGATCCGGTCAGTTCGTTGCGTTACGAATAG
- a CDS encoding VCBS repeat-containing protein, whose protein sequence is MKKASVRFIQKFLAMTICALIGAGAQAFAQNATFSIQTYPILGNTHVAADFNGDGKPDLAGPGVTGAAVMLNNGNGTFSQKTEFPLVNYPQGIAAGDFNGDGKMDLAVVLQNAQFSMAILPGTGIGTFGPATYYPNTSGFDSPYALASDINNDGKLDVLIMHSIDCFGPEPCHGARIVTLMIGNGDGTFQPARDIDVNTFPYSFALGDFNRDGIKDLAVGGSNTELSILLGVGDGTFGPPAVMQLVPGGDLFSASNDVDIADFNRDGIEDLTVPLGNGNGTAIVLGNGDGTFRVFTRILEEAVSAPQGQAVADFNGDGFLDIARGMADGLRGLIHIFHGNGDGTFRPLVRYAVPSTLTNQGGGWLIAADFNGDTKPDLALEVRGNGATDIFLNTTGSTTAQPAPTLQSLVMNPTSIVAPNWGTGIVTLSGTAQSPTTVQIRSNNSNVSIPTSVTVSTGTRSVSFNIIPRQVSSVTPVQITATAGNISRAASLTVYPAGTTPPTATPTPAPPPAATPPPPAATPTPTPPTTAPDAVSITRAEYESAKSTLRVEASSSKSTATLQVFVTSTNQLIGTLTNNGGGKYSGAFALSTNPQNITVRSNLGGSASRAVQLK, encoded by the coding sequence ATGAAAAAAGCATCCGTCCGGTTCATCCAAAAATTTCTGGCAATGACGATCTGCGCCTTGATCGGCGCGGGCGCTCAGGCCTTCGCGCAAAACGCCACCTTCTCCATCCAGACCTATCCCATTCTCGGCAACACCCACGTTGCTGCAGATTTCAACGGCGATGGCAAACCCGACCTCGCCGGCCCCGGCGTGACCGGAGCCGCGGTCATGCTGAACAACGGCAACGGCACCTTCAGCCAGAAGACCGAGTTTCCGCTGGTCAATTATCCGCAAGGCATCGCAGCCGGCGATTTCAACGGCGACGGCAAGATGGACCTCGCGGTGGTCTTGCAAAACGCGCAATTCAGCATGGCAATCCTGCCTGGCACCGGCATCGGTACCTTCGGCCCTGCGACGTATTACCCGAATACGAGCGGCTTCGACTCGCCCTACGCCCTGGCGAGCGACATCAACAATGACGGCAAACTCGATGTTCTGATCATGCACAGCATTGATTGTTTTGGACCCGAGCCATGCCACGGCGCTCGCATCGTCACGCTCATGATCGGGAACGGCGACGGGACCTTCCAGCCGGCACGCGACATCGACGTCAACACGTTCCCCTATTCATTCGCGCTCGGCGATTTCAACCGTGACGGCATCAAAGATCTCGCCGTCGGCGGGTCGAACACGGAGCTTTCCATTCTGCTCGGAGTGGGTGATGGAACTTTCGGGCCGCCGGCAGTGATGCAGCTTGTGCCAGGCGGCGACCTCTTCTCCGCGAGCAACGATGTGGACATCGCGGACTTTAACCGCGACGGCATCGAAGACCTCACAGTCCCACTCGGCAACGGGAACGGCACCGCGATCGTCCTCGGCAACGGCGACGGCACGTTCCGCGTCTTCACCCGCATCCTCGAGGAGGCGGTCTCGGCGCCACAAGGCCAGGCGGTCGCTGATTTCAATGGCGACGGCTTCCTCGATATCGCGCGCGGAATGGCGGACGGCCTCCGCGGGCTGATCCACATATTCCATGGCAACGGGGACGGGACGTTCCGGCCCCTCGTCCGCTATGCGGTTCCGAGCACGCTGACCAATCAAGGCGGCGGCTGGCTCATCGCGGCCGATTTCAACGGCGACACCAAACCCGACCTCGCGCTAGAGGTTAGAGGAAATGGCGCCACCGATATTTTCCTGAATACGACCGGGTCAACGACAGCGCAGCCCGCTCCGACGTTACAGAGCTTGGTCATGAACCCGACTTCGATCGTGGCCCCCAACTGGGGCACTGGCATTGTCACGCTCAGCGGCACCGCGCAAAGCCCGACGACCGTCCAAATCCGGAGCAACAACTCGAACGTCAGCATACCGACGAGCGTAACCGTCTCGACTGGCACGAGGTCTGTGAGCTTCAACATCATTCCGAGGCAAGTAAGTTCCGTGACGCCGGTGCAGATCACCGCGACCGCAGGAAATATTTCGCGCGCGGCGAGTCTCACGGTCTACCCGGCCGGCACCACCCCGCCAACAGCAACGCCGACGCCAGCGCCGCCACCAGCAGCAACGCCGCCGCCACCAGCAGCGACACCGACACCGACGCCGCCAACCACAGCACCGGACGCGGTGTCCATCACCCGCGCGGAATACGAGAGCGCCAAAAGCACTCTCCGGGTCGAGGCGAGCAGCTCGAAGTCAACTGCGACGCTGCAAGTTTTCGTGACCTCGACAAATCAGCTCATCGGGACGCTAACGAACAACGGCGGGGGTAAGTACAGCGGCGCCTTCGCGCTGTCGACGAACCCGCAAAACATCACCGTGCGCAGCAACCTCGGCGGCTCAGCGAGTCGCGCGGTCCAGCTGAAGTAA
- a CDS encoding helix-turn-helix transcriptional regulator, which yields MVTEPNSDLFDNLRLELRRGLLIVAVLAQLRREHYGYTLRKDLASLGIEIDEGTLYPLLRRLETQGLLESEWREENNRRKRFYKLSKEGRQILKLLLTELDQINASLTRII from the coding sequence ATGGTAACTGAACCGAATTCCGATCTCTTCGATAATCTCCGGCTGGAACTGCGCCGGGGCCTCCTCATCGTCGCGGTCCTCGCCCAACTGCGGCGGGAACATTACGGCTATACCCTCCGCAAGGATCTTGCCTCTCTCGGGATCGAGATCGACGAAGGCACCCTCTATCCGCTTCTCCGCCGTCTCGAAACCCAGGGCCTCCTCGAAAGCGAATGGCGCGAGGAAAACAACCGGCGGAAACGCTTCTACAAGCTTTCCAAGGAGGGCCGCCAAATCCTCAAACTCCTCCTGACCGAGCTCGACCAGATCAACGCTTCTCTCACCCGCATCATCTGA
- a CDS encoding type II toxin-antitoxin system prevent-host-death family antitoxin: MKSITYTAARENLASTINRVCEDNAPVVITRNRDQAVVMLSLSEYESLEETAHLLRSPANAKRLLRSIDQLESGKGKRKKVKLGE, from the coding sequence ATGAAGTCGATCACCTACACCGCCGCGCGGGAGAACCTTGCTTCGACCATCAACCGCGTTTGTGAAGACAATGCGCCGGTGGTGATCACGCGGAACCGCGATCAGGCGGTGGTGATGCTGTCACTTTCCGAATACGAATCCTTGGAGGAAACGGCGCATTTGCTGCGCTCGCCGGCGAACGCCAAGCGACTCCTTCGGTCCATCGACCAACTGGAGAGTGGCAAGGGAAAGCGCAAGAAGGTGAAGCTGGGCGAGTGA
- a CDS encoding Txe/YoeB family addiction module toxin encodes MNLVFSDDAWEDYLYWQETTPETLKRIHQLIKDVKRDPYRGIGKPEPLRHALQGYWSRRITAEHRIVYRVIGGEIRIAQLRHHYRQ; translated from the coding sequence GTGAACCTGGTCTTCTCGGACGACGCGTGGGAGGACTATCTCTACTGGCAGGAGACGACGCCGGAGACGCTTAAGCGCATTCACCAGCTCATCAAAGACGTCAAACGCGATCCGTATCGGGGAATTGGAAAGCCGGAGCCGTTAAGGCACGCGCTGCAGGGATATTGGTCGCGTCGGATTACGGCCGAACATCGAATTGTATATCGGGTTATCGGCGGCGAGATCCGGATCGCACAGTTGCGCCACCACTACCGCCAATAA
- a CDS encoding AI-2E family transporter, with translation MDRPSFSSTGFRTAFVLILVLAVSALFIAVIWPFVKPLLLAGLLASLCRPLYTWILGLVRGRRSLAAILTLFLLFLLVAGPLSAFVGVVVSQAVTVSEHAIPWIQGHFGAASTFNLHDWLVQRFPSLAPHVPDQAQLLEAIGRAVKAIGAFLVAGATQFTAGTAGVLLDLFVMTYAMFFFFRDGSKIVDKIFYYMPLEHDDEVLLLERLRSVTRATIKGTLVIGVIQGTLAGFAFWVAGIDGAAFWGTVMTVLSIVPGIGAALVWVPAVIYLYIAGQPLAATLLLIWCAVVVGTIDNLLRPILVGKDAKMPDLLILVGTLGGLFFFGAIGFIVGPIVCGLFLTIWEIYGVTFKSILPPVGQGERINAGPE, from the coding sequence ATGGATCGCCCTTCCTTTTCTTCGACCGGTTTCCGGACCGCGTTCGTCCTCATTCTGGTGCTCGCGGTTTCGGCGTTGTTCATCGCCGTGATCTGGCCGTTTGTGAAGCCGCTGCTGCTGGCCGGGTTGCTCGCCAGTTTGTGCCGGCCGCTTTACACCTGGATCCTGGGGCTGGTTCGGGGCCGGCGCTCGCTGGCGGCGATCCTTACCCTTTTCCTTCTCTTCCTGCTCGTCGCGGGACCCCTCAGCGCCTTCGTGGGAGTGGTGGTCTCTCAGGCCGTGACCGTGAGCGAGCACGCGATCCCCTGGATACAGGGGCACTTCGGCGCGGCCAGCACGTTCAACCTGCATGATTGGCTGGTGCAACGGTTCCCCTCTCTCGCGCCCCACGTGCCCGACCAGGCCCAGCTCCTCGAAGCCATTGGCCGCGCGGTGAAGGCGATCGGCGCGTTCCTCGTCGCGGGCGCCACCCAATTCACCGCGGGCACCGCCGGCGTCCTGCTCGATTTGTTCGTGATGACTTACGCGATGTTCTTCTTCTTTCGAGACGGCTCGAAGATCGTCGACAAGATTTTTTATTACATGCCGCTCGAGCATGACGACGAAGTGCTTCTTCTCGAACGGCTGAGGTCCGTGACGCGGGCGACGATCAAGGGCACGCTGGTGATCGGCGTGATCCAGGGCACGCTGGCGGGGTTCGCCTTCTGGGTCGCGGGCATCGATGGCGCGGCCTTCTGGGGGACCGTCATGACGGTGCTTTCGATCGTTCCGGGAATCGGCGCCGCTCTCGTTTGGGTGCCGGCGGTAATCTATCTCTACATCGCCGGCCAACCGCTCGCCGCCACCCTGCTCCTGATCTGGTGCGCGGTCGTCGTGGGAACGATCGACAATCTTCTCCGCCCCATCCTGGTCGGGAAAGATGCGAAGATGCCGGACCTGCTGATTCTCGTCGGCACGCTGGGCGGATTGTTTTTCTTCGGCGCGATCGGGTTCATCGTCGGCCCGATCGTATGCGGCCTGTTCCTGACCATTTGGGAAATTTACGGCGTCACGTTCAAGTCGATCCTGCCACCGGTGGGACAGGGCGAGCGGATTAACGCCGGCCCTGAATGA
- a CDS encoding multicopper oxidase domain-containing protein yields MHLRLLAFFALFMPVLAPAATRNITVGQGGANYNPSTITAQVGDTILWTWGGNNHSATSGLPNTPNGIFDSGIRNNGATFSYVPTTPGSYPFYCRVHGAMMTGTITVTAATATPTPVPTATPTPTPAPTATPVPPTPTPTPTPTPAPTATPVPTATPVPTSTPAPTATPVPTATPAPTPTPTPTTTATPVPTATPAPTATATPSPTPIPFSSPLRFPPVATAPDIPVSISEACVSILNGPCTYMWTYGGTYPGLEIRRPAGQTTHVTFTNNLPAMAGGMTVHHHGNHTASVDDGQATGVGFLFGPGTSRTYTYDGVENGENERGAMQFYHDHRMGETGFNVWQGLHGLYIIDDPADPATLPSGAYELPLVIVDRQFDEDNQLEYFYDPFGVVGDKVLVNGTYQPYLNVADRKYRLRFLNGANARIYMLTLSTGEAFTQIGTESGLLPTPVSRTAMEMGPGERLDVVVDFTDKLGQDVYLLDANKPLRLLKFRVTDHVPDSSAVPANLRALPDIGEPTVTRNFSFDYTSGHWTINGLGFDPKRVDVRPVLGTTEKWVFTNPTGSTHMVHIHDVDQQCISRDGGPCYPYETMKETWSVGSGETLELKMRFTDHTGIYMLHCHILEHEDDGMMTLFEVVPPATTPAAPTRNIATRGDILQGDNILIAGFIITGAEPKRVVLRAIGPSLASLGVFSALSDPVLHLFNASNQEIASNDNWQSDPGASEIQMAGLAPTVSTESATVQTLAPGSYTMTVSGQNNATGVGLAEVYDVAQTSNSSLANISTRGPVGVNDDVLIGGFIVGGSGSATIVARAIGPSLADFGINAALADPNLTVYDRNGSVIATNDNWQDDAQASTVQTYNLGPTKTKESATCLHVAPSNYTVIVRGVAGGTGTGLVEIYNIP; encoded by the coding sequence ATGCATCTCCGGCTGCTCGCCTTTTTTGCTCTCTTCATGCCCGTCCTGGCTCCCGCGGCGACGAGAAACATCACCGTAGGGCAAGGCGGGGCCAATTATAATCCGAGTACGATTACCGCCCAGGTCGGAGACACCATCCTTTGGACGTGGGGCGGTAATAATCACAGCGCAACATCAGGGCTTCCGAATACGCCTAACGGAATCTTCGACTCGGGCATTCGGAACAACGGGGCCACTTTTTCGTACGTTCCCACGACTCCAGGCAGCTATCCCTTCTACTGCCGGGTCCATGGGGCGATGATGACGGGGACGATCACGGTCACGGCGGCCACAGCGACGCCGACTCCGGTCCCAACGGCAACCCCAACTCCGACTCCCGCTCCGACCGCGACTCCGGTCCCTCCAACCCCAACCCCGACTCCGACTCCAACTCCGGCGCCCACCGCGACGCCAGTGCCAACGGCGACCCCGGTTCCCACGTCCACCCCGGCTCCGACGGCAACTCCAGTTCCGACCGCAACCCCTGCTCCGACGCCGACCCCGACTCCCACCACGACCGCGACTCCAGTCCCAACTGCAACGCCGGCTCCGACTGCCACCGCGACGCCGTCGCCCACGCCAATTCCGTTCTCATCTCCCTTGCGCTTCCCACCCGTCGCGACTGCTCCGGATATCCCAGTCAGTATCAGCGAAGCGTGCGTGTCGATCTTGAACGGGCCGTGTACTTATATGTGGACCTACGGAGGAACGTATCCTGGCCTCGAGATTCGCCGACCTGCGGGGCAGACCACCCATGTCACGTTCACGAATAACCTCCCGGCAATGGCCGGAGGGATGACCGTGCACCACCACGGAAATCATACTGCGTCAGTCGATGACGGCCAGGCGACCGGCGTTGGTTTTCTTTTTGGTCCGGGGACATCGCGAACCTACACCTACGATGGAGTTGAGAATGGCGAGAACGAGCGCGGCGCGATGCAGTTCTATCACGACCACCGGATGGGTGAGACCGGCTTCAACGTCTGGCAGGGGCTCCACGGTCTTTACATCATCGACGACCCGGCAGACCCGGCGACGCTCCCCTCGGGCGCTTACGAGCTGCCGCTGGTGATTGTCGATCGTCAATTCGACGAGGACAACCAGCTCGAATATTTCTACGACCCGTTTGGAGTGGTGGGAGACAAGGTTCTGGTGAACGGGACGTACCAGCCGTATCTCAACGTCGCCGATCGCAAATACCGGCTGCGTTTCCTCAACGGAGCGAACGCCCGCATTTACATGCTGACCCTCAGCACGGGCGAAGCGTTCACCCAGATCGGGACCGAGAGCGGCCTGTTGCCCACGCCGGTCTCACGGACGGCGATGGAGATGGGCCCGGGAGAACGGCTCGACGTGGTCGTCGATTTCACGGACAAACTCGGGCAGGACGTCTACCTGCTGGACGCGAACAAGCCGTTACGCCTCCTGAAATTCCGGGTGACCGATCACGTCCCCGATTCCAGCGCGGTTCCCGCCAACCTCCGCGCCCTGCCGGACATCGGCGAGCCCACGGTGACGCGGAACTTCAGTTTCGATTACACCTCGGGCCATTGGACAATCAACGGCCTTGGCTTTGATCCAAAGCGCGTCGACGTGCGGCCCGTCCTGGGCACGACCGAGAAGTGGGTCTTCACCAACCCAACCGGCAGCACTCACATGGTCCACATTCACGACGTCGATCAGCAGTGCATCAGCCGCGATGGCGGACCCTGTTATCCCTACGAGACGATGAAGGAAACTTGGAGCGTCGGTTCCGGTGAGACTTTGGAATTGAAGATGAGGTTCACCGATCACACCGGCATCTACATGTTGCATTGCCACATCCTGGAACACGAAGACGATGGCATGATGACGCTGTTCGAGGTGGTGCCGCCCGCGACGACACCGGCCGCGCCAACCAGGAATATTGCGACGCGTGGCGATATCCTGCAGGGTGACAATATTCTAATCGCCGGGTTCATCATTACCGGAGCCGAGCCCAAGCGAGTGGTGTTACGCGCCATTGGCCCCTCCCTCGCATCGTTGGGTGTTTTCTCAGCCCTGAGCGACCCAGTGCTCCATTTGTTTAATGCTTCGAACCAGGAGATCGCGAGCAACGACAACTGGCAGTCCGATCCGGGGGCGAGTGAGATCCAGATGGCGGGCCTCGCGCCGACCGTTTCCACCGAATCGGCGACGGTGCAAACCCTGGCGCCCGGAAGTTATACCATGACGGTCAGCGGCCAGAACAACGCTACCGGAGTTGGATTGGCTGAGGTTTACGACGTCGCGCAAACCTCGAATTCCAGCCTGGCGAACATCAGCACGCGCGGGCCGGTCGGCGTCAACGACGACGTGTTGATCGGTGGTTTCATCGTTGGTGGGAGCGGCAGTGCCACGATCGTGGCGCGCGCGATCGGGCCTTCGTTGGCGGACTTTGGGATCAACGCGGCCCTGGCCGATCCCAATCTTACCGTCTATGACAGGAATGGCAGCGTGATTGCCACAAATGACAATTGGCAGGACGATGCGCAGGCCTCTACGGTTCAAACCTACAACCTGGGGCCGACGAAGACGAAGGAGTCAGCCACCTGTCTCCACGTGGCCCCAAGCAATTACACGGTGATCGTCCGCGGCGTTGCCGGCGGGACCGGCACGGGTCTCGTCGAGATCTATAACATTCCGTAG